The Deinococcus hopiensis KR-140 sequence TACGTCGCCGAGAATTTCAGCCCACACGCCCGCTACGCCGTCCTGACCCGGACCTGCGGGGGCTGGCAGGTGGATCACCACGCCGTGCCCTACGATCACGAGCGGGCCGCGCGGGAAACGGCCGCTGCGGGCCGCCCGGACCGGGCCCACTGGCTGCGAACCGGGCTGGCACAATAGACCCATGAATATTTGGGGCACCGGCAGTTTCGAGAATGAGGTGGGCGCGGCCTTCGCGGAGGAAGTGGTGCAGGACGGCGCGTTCGCTCTGGCCGAGGCCTTCGACGTGGCGCTGGACCCCGACACGGAGTTCCTCGCTGCGGAGGAAGGCCACCGCACCCTCGCCGCCGCTGAAATCCTGGCCGCCGTGCTGACGGGAGATACGTCCAGCCTTACCGGCGCGGCCCTGCGCGCCTGGGTGGCGGGTGTGGACGCGGCGGAACTGGCGGGCTTGCGCGAGTCGGCCCTGGAGGCGGTGATGCGGGCGCTCGGCCCGGAGAGCGAACTGCCCGAGTTGTGGGAGGGCGAGGACGCCGAAGCCTGGCGCGCGGATGTGGAGCGCCTGCGCGCCGAGCTGAAATAGGGGAGGGCGCGCGCGCGCGCGTCCTCCGTGGCGGCGGTGTGGCTGGCCGGAGCCTTGGCGCGGCTGACCGGCGATCCCTCTCCCTGGCTCCGGGCGGACCTCCGCCGCTGCCTGCGCGAGACGGGGTGGCATCTGGACGCTTTCGCCTTTTCTATGCCGGACGGCCCGACGCAGCCCTTTCACCCTGCGGCCTCCCACCGGTGGGGCCGGGTGGAGATGCGCGTTCACCGCCGGGTGCCTGTGATCGGCGTCATGGACGCCGGGGTGCCCTGCACCGACCTTGCCGCTACGGTCACATGCTGGAGTGCGAGGGGCCCACCCGCCACCGGTCCTCCCGCTCTGGCGAAGCGGTGGTGGGCGGGCTGGTGCCCGGTGTGGGCCGGCTGGGTGAGGTGTACTCGGCGCGTGAACTGGAAGGGTTGGCTCCGGAGGACGCCCGGGAGCTGAGGCGCTGGCACAACCTTTTGCGGGGGCGGCGCACTGTTTTTCGAGTGGTGAGCGCAACCCACTGGAGCTGGTGGCCGCTGCACCGTGGTGGCTGTTTGACCGTTTGACGCTGGACGGTTACACCAGGGCTGCAAGCGCGAAACTGTTCTCGCCAGGGTAACGGAACTTCGTTTTACATGCGCCGAAATCTGGCGCAGGGCCGGCGCATACTCGTGGGGTGATGAGCCTCGCGGTGGACGCGGTGATCCTCGGCCTCGCCGGATTGATCGGCATGGCAGCGCTGGGACACGGCCACAGTCACGCCCACTCTTCTGGACATGGACACGACCTGGGCCACGGGCACGGCGGGCACACCCCTGGCCACGATCCGGGGAGCCACCTGTCTCCCGAGCACGGTCTTCCCGGACATGGGCACGCCGCGCCCCACGCACCGCCCGGTTCTCCAGCCCTGGACCTGCTCGCCCTGGCCTCGCCGCGCGTGCTGTTCAGCGTGATCCTCGGCTTCGGCATGACCGGGCTGGTGGTTCCGCCCCACGGCCTCCTCGGCCTTCTGATCGCGCTGGTGGGCGGCGTGCTGTTCGAACTGCTGCTGATCCGGCCCTACTGGAGCTTTCTGCTGCGCTTCGCCTCGCGCCCCGCGCACACCCTCGACAGCGCCGTGATGACGCGCGGCGAGGCGGTGACCACCTTCAACGCGGCGGGCCAGGGCCTGATCACGCTGGAACTCGACGGGCAGGTGCGGCAGGTCCTCGCCACGCTCACGGTGGGCGAGCGCGATCAGGGTGTGCGGGTGCGCCGCGGAGACCGCGTGCTTGTGCGGGAAGTGCAGCCTGGCAGCGGCGCGTGCGTGGTGTCCAAAGTCAAGTGAGCTGGTGGGCAAACTGGCCTTTCCTTTCTCCCCGGCTTCAAACCGGAAAGCGGGGCTCTACAATATGGAACTGAACGGACTCGTCGGCATCGTGGTGATCCTCCTCGTGGTGCTCATCGTCATTCCGCTGCTCGTCAGCACCTTCTTGCGTAACGTGCAGGCGGGCACCATCCGCCTCGTGAGCTGGTTGCAGGGCGGCACCCGCATCTACCGTGGTCCCGGCAAATCGTTCGAGGTGCCGCTGCTCACCACTGGCACCACGCTCAGCAGCAAGGCGATCAACGTGGACCTCGATATCACGGACCAGACGGCGGACATCGACACCGCCGGAATTCCGCGGCCCATCAAGGTGCGCGTGCTGGCGAGCGCCATCGTGAGCGTGGGCGACACAGACGCCCTGATCAAGACGGCGGCCAACCGCTTTTTCAGCAAGCCGCAAGAGGAGCAGATGGCGATCTTGAACGACCTGCTCTCCTCGGCGGGGCGGCGCGCCATCAACCTGCTGACGCACGATCAATTGTTCTCGGCCAAGTCGGCGGCCGTGCTCCCAAAAGACGCCGTGGCGACGACGGCCATCGTCCACGCCGAGGAACCGGGCGTGCAGGCGGGGCGTCCGGTGCCTTCCTCGGTGGTGGAGGACGACGACGATCCCCTCGCCATCATCATCCGCAAGGCGTGTTCCAAGGAGCTGACGGACCTGGGCCTGATCTTCAACTCGCTGAACATCAAGGTGGTGCAGAGCGAGGTGGCCGAAGCCCGGCGGCGGCAGTCGGCGGCGGAAGCGAGCGCCAACGCCGAGATCGTCGCCACCCAGCAGGGCCGCCGTGCCCGGGAAGCACAGATCGAGGCCGAGCGCGCCATCAGCGACAAGAGCCGTGAGCTCTCGCAGACCCAGGCGTCCAACGCGGCCCTGGTTGCCGAGGCCGAGGCGCTGAAGCAAGACGCCCTCGCCACCCAGCGCGGGGCCGAGCTGCGCGCCACCCAGCTCGCCCAGGCCGAGGCAGACGCCCAGCGCGTCCGGATTCAGGCCCAGGCCGCTGCCGAGGCCGAGGCCATCCGCATCCTGCGCCTCGCGGAGGCCAACGCCGAGAGCATCCGGCAGGTCAACCGCGCCATCGTGGAGGGCGGCGAGGCGTACCTGCGCTACCGCCAGATCGAGATGCTGCCGGACCTCGTGCCCGAGATTGCCAGGGCGCTGGCGCAGGCCAAGCTCGTCACCATCAGTGGTGGGGCGGAGGGCGGGGCGGCGGGGCAGACCACCGGTCAGATCAGCGACGTGGTGCAGATGATCCTCGCGCTTCAGGCGGTGGGTCCGGCGGCCGCGGGCGCGGCCGCTCAGGGACTCCCCGCGCTGGGGAATAACCCGCCTGAAACGCTGGACAACCTGACCGTGCCCCTGGGGGAGAAGGTCCGGCGGTAAAGGGGGGGCGGTGCCGCGTCCTCAGGCGTTCACGTTGATATCGGCCGCCCGCGCCAGGGTGCGGAACGTGCCGAACAGGTGCAGGGCGTCGGGACTGTTCCAGGCCACCGTTACGCCGTCCACCCGCTCCACACCCGGCATCCGCTCACACTGGTCCGCCCGCGCCTGTCGGTCGAACGACAGCTCTGTGCGGGCGGGCCAGCGGGTTGTGTAGGGCCTGGCCTGATCCGCGGTCCTGACCGCCTGCTCGGCCCCCTCACGGATGCGGCGTTGAGCCTCTCGGGGGTGAAGGTGAACCGCGGCGTAGGTGCTCAGCCCTTCTTTCACCGGCACGCACACCACCCCTTCCCCCAGCTCGTCCCGAATCTCGGCCATCGCCACGTCGTCTCCGGCCGCGAAGACCACAGGCACGCCGTAGTGTCCCGCGATCAGGGCATTGAGGCCGTACTCGCCTGTGTCACGGCCACCGATACGGACGTTGCGAATAAAGCCGTTCCAGGTGTGGGCGAGGGGCCCGCGCACGCTTCCCGCCCGCGCGTGGTAGCCGAGGAACAGCAGCGCGCCCACGCCTGGTTCCTGCACGCCCTGCACCATGCTGAGGGGTTTGTCGTTGCCGGTGGTAAAGCGCACCTGTTCGGGCAGCAGCTCGGGCAGCAGGTTGCGCATGGTGTCGTGCGAATCGTTGACGAGCACGGCGCTGGCCCCACCCGCCAGCGCGCCCTCGGCAGCCGCCGCGGCCTCCAGCGTCATCCGTTCGCGTGCGGCCTGGTACTCGGTGCCGTTTACAAGACCGCCGAATTCGGGAGGGCTGACCTGCACCCAGCTCGAAACGCCGCACACGCCTTCCATATCCACACTGATGACGACTTTCATACCCGGTAGCCTACCGTGAGGCGCGCGGGCCACGGGCCAGGAGGGGCGTGCTAGCCTGTTCCGCTATGTCACGGCTTCCGCTCCGTTCCAGATCCCCCAGAAAAGCGCTGGAGGGTTCTCCATTTCGCAGAACCCCTCTCTGCTCCTGCGGTGTTGCGCCGCTCTGCGGGCCCTGCCGGGCGGGTCAACCGGAGGTCAAATGAGCCGTATCGCCCTGAAATCTGTCCGTGAGATCGAAGCCATGCGCCGCGCAGGAGCGCTCGTGGCCGAGACCTTCCGGGTGCTCGAGCCCTACGTCAAACCCGGCGTGACCCTCAAGGAACTCGACCGCCTCGCGGAAGAACATATCCGGGGCAAGGGGGCCATCCCCGCTTACGTCGGCTACGGCCCCAAGAACAACCCCTTTCCCGCCACGCTGTGCATCTCGGTCAACGAGGTGATCTGCCACGGCATCCCTACCGACCGCGCCCTCCTCGAGGGCGACATCGTGGGCGTGGACATCGGGGTGCTGATGGAGGGCGTGTACGGCGACGCGTGCTACACCTACACGGTCGGGAAGGTGACGGACGACGTGCAGAAGTTGGTGGACACCACCCACGAGTGTCTGACGGCAGGCCTCGAAACCGTTCGTCCCGGCGGCCGCACGGGAGACATCGGTCACG is a genomic window containing:
- a CDS encoding DUF4259 domain-containing protein, whose amino-acid sequence is MNIWGTGSFENEVGAAFAEEVVQDGAFALAEAFDVALDPDTEFLAAEEGHRTLAAAEILAAVLTGDTSSLTGAALRAWVAGVDAAELAGLRESALEAVMRALGPESELPELWEGEDAEAWRADVERLRAELK
- the map gene encoding type I methionyl aminopeptidase gives rise to the protein MSRIALKSVREIEAMRRAGALVAETFRVLEPYVKPGVTLKELDRLAEEHIRGKGAIPAYVGYGPKNNPFPATLCISVNEVICHGIPTDRALLEGDIVGVDIGVLMEGVYGDACYTYTVGKVTDDVQKLVDTTHECLTAGLETVRPGGRTGDIGHAIQTLAESRGLSVVREYTGHGIGKRLHEEPTIYHWGARYTGLKLQPGMVFTIEPMINLGRPETRLMPDGWTVVTADKSPSAQFEHTVVVTPKGHEILTL
- a CDS encoding M55 family metallopeptidase; protein product: MKVVISVDMEGVCGVSSWVQVSPPEFGGLVNGTEYQAARERMTLEAAAAAEGALAGGASAVLVNDSHDTMRNLLPELLPEQVRFTTGNDKPLSMVQGVQEPGVGALLFLGYHARAGSVRGPLAHTWNGFIRNVRIGGRDTGEYGLNALIAGHYGVPVVFAAGDDVAMAEIRDELGEGVVCVPVKEGLSTYAAVHLHPREAQRRIREGAEQAVRTADQARPYTTRWPARTELSFDRQARADQCERMPGVERVDGVTVAWNSPDALHLFGTFRTLARAADINVNA